GCGCAGGGACTCGGCCTGCCGGCCCACGTCGGCGAAGTCCTGCGTCTCGGCCTGCTCGACGACGGCCCGGGCCTCCTCCGCCACCTGCCCCATGCGCTCCTGGAGCCCCTCCAGGGCCTGGTGCAGCGCGGCGTTGTGCTCCTCGCCCTGCGCCTGGGCGCGCTGCACGGCGAACTCCTGCATCCGCTGGTTGAGCTCCGCGGCGCTCTGGCCCAGGGCGCCGTAGCGCTCCAGCAGCGACTTGAACAGCTCGGCGCGCTCCTGCAGGTGCAGGGCGTGCGCGTTGACGGAGTCGGCCTCCTGCTGCTGGCGGTCGCGCGTCCTGGCCACCGCGGCCACCAGCGCGCTCACGCTCGCGTTGAGCACCCCATCCTGCTCGGCCACGTCCCGGAGCAGCTTGGAGGCGCGCTCCAGACTCTTCTCCGAGTTCAGCGGCGAGCGGCGGAACTGGTCCGACAGCGACTCGAAGCGGCGCAACTGGGCCTCCAGGGCTTCGGCGGCCGAGGTCAGCTCGGAAGAGGGCGGCTTGTCACGCTTGCTCATAGGGAAACGACCATGGCATGGCCCACGGGCCTTGCCACGCCCAGAAGCCGCCGCCGGCCCCCTTTCCGTTGCACGGTGGACGGCGCGGGCAAGGGGCCCGGCCCGCCCCTCCGCGCCGCCTGGCTGCCCTCCACCCGGGCGCGGGCCATGTGCTCGCGACGATGACACGGCGAGTCCAACTTACGGGACAGGGATTGGGGAGGAACCACATGGAATCGCATCTTTCAGTTCTGGTGACGGGGGCCACCGGCCAGCAGGGGGGCGCGGTGGCGCGCCATCTCCTGGATCGCGGACACCGCGTCGTGGCCCTCACCCGGGATGCGGACTCGCCCGCCGCGAAGGCCCTGCACAAGCAGGGCGCGCAGCTGGCGATCGGCGACTTCGATGACCTGAACTCCTTGGAGCAGGCAGCCCGGGGCGTCACGTCCGTCTACGCCATGGCCACGCCCTTCGAGCGGGGGACCGAGACCGAGGTACGCCACGGGGCCCACCTGGTGGACGCGGCCCGGCGGGCGGGGGTGAAGCACTTCGTCTACTCGTCCGTGGCCGGCGCGGACCGCCTCACCGGCGTGCCGCACTTCGACAGCAAGCACGAGGTGGAGCACTACCTGCGCCACTCGCGCGTGCCCTACACCATCCTGGGCCCCACCTTCTTCATGGAGAACTTCACGAGCCCGATGTTCCGCCACGGGCTGTCCTCCGGAATCCTGGGCCTGGGGCTGCCGCCCACCGTGGGCCTGCAGATGGTGAGCGTGCAGGACCTGGCCGCCTTCGCCACCCTGGTCCTCATGGACCCCGAGGAGTTCACCGGCCAGCGCATCGAGGTCGCCTCGGACGAGGTGACGGGCCAGCAGGCCACCGACCTGCTCTCGTACGCGAGCGGCCACCGGCTCCACTACCAGCAGCTGCCGCTCGGCTTCCTCCAGGAGGAGAGCGACGACATGGCCCGGATGTACGAGTGGCTGGGCCGGGTGGGCTACCACGCGGACATCCTCACCCTGCGCCACGCGTTTCCGGAGGTAGGGTGGCACACCTTCGAGGAGTGGGCCCGGGGCCAGGACTGGCGCTTCCTGTCCGAGGCGTCACCGTCCTACCTCGAAGAGTCCAGCACTCCCCCCACCCACTGAGGCCAGCGCCGGGCGCATGAGGTGAATATTCATTTCCCAGGAGGAAGTGTCTCATGCGTGCGTGGTGGGGGGTCCTGACTTCAGTGGTGTTCGTGGGCTGCATTCCGAAGGCCCAACTTCGGCCCAGCCCCGAGGCCCAGGCGCTCGCGCAGGAGCCCGCCGCCGCCGTCACCGAGCAGGCGGGCATCCGGCTCGTGGCGGACGCGTCGGCGTGGAAGGGCCGTCCCGGCAACCTGGAGCGGCGGCTGACGCCGGTGGAGGTGCGGCTGGAGAACCGGGGGGAGCGCCCCCTGCGCATCCGCTACGAGCAGTTTGATCTGCTGGGCGGCTCGCGCTTCCAGTACACGGCGATGGCGCCTTCGAGCCTGAAGGACGATGGCAGCTCGCGGACCCGCTGCGTCGCCGCCATGGATCCGCTCTACTGGCACAACACGTGGGGCTGGCGCGGCCCGTTGGGCTGGCGGCGGCCCTGGGGCATGGGGCCCTTCCATGGCCCCTTCTACTCGCCGTATTACGCCCCCAGCGTCGCGTGCGAGGAGCCGCTGCCCACCCAGGACATGCTCAAGCAGGCCCTTCCGGAAGGCACGCTGGCGCCGGGCGGCAGCATCTCCGGGTTCCTGTACTTCCAGGGCATCACCGAGCGGGAGCGCCAGGTCACCCTGCAGGCGCGGCTCGTGG
This is a stretch of genomic DNA from Stigmatella aurantiaca. It encodes these proteins:
- a CDS encoding NmrA/HSCARG family protein, yielding MESHLSVLVTGATGQQGGAVARHLLDRGHRVVALTRDADSPAAKALHKQGAQLAIGDFDDLNSLEQAARGVTSVYAMATPFERGTETEVRHGAHLVDAARRAGVKHFVYSSVAGADRLTGVPHFDSKHEVEHYLRHSRVPYTILGPTFFMENFTSPMFRHGLSSGILGLGLPPTVGLQMVSVQDLAAFATLVLMDPEEFTGQRIEVASDEVTGQQATDLLSYASGHRLHYQQLPLGFLQEESDDMARMYEWLGRVGYHADILTLRHAFPEVGWHTFEEWARGQDWRFLSEASPSYLEESSTPPTH